In one window of Juglans regia cultivar Chandler chromosome 3, Walnut 2.0, whole genome shotgun sequence DNA:
- the LOC109011896 gene encoding LOW QUALITY PROTEIN: calcium-dependent protein kinase 20-like (The sequence of the model RefSeq protein was modified relative to this genomic sequence to represent the inferred CDS: inserted 1 base in 1 codon), whose amino-acid sequence MGNTCVGPNLSSNGFLQSVSAAVWRTRPPEDRLPPPIAETSGKCASSAGPDSSKGSHAPVGHVSPKGSDAPTPVQSTPPEMVKIANEQAKPQEPEKLVKQEVPEKLVKQEVPEKLVKQEVAEKPVKQEVAEKPVKQEVAEKPVKQEVKEGGNKAEDGGKPKKPTHVKRASSVGLQMESVLGRKTENLKEKYTLGRKLGQGQFGTTFLCLEKGTSREFACKSIAKRKLTTEEDVEDVRREIQIMHHLAGHPNVIQIGGAYEDAVAVHVIMELCAGGELFDRIIQKGHYTERKAAELARIIAGVVEACHSLGVMHRDLKPENFLFVNQEEESALKTIDFGLSVFFRPGETFTDVVGSPYYVAPEVLRKHYGPECDVWSAGVIIYILLSGVPPFWDETEQGIFEQVLKGELDFISEPWPSISDSAKDLVRRMLIRDPKKRLKAHEVLCHPWVQVDGVAPDKPLDPAVLTRLKQFSAMNKLKKMAIRVIAESLSEEEIAGLKEMFNMLDTDKSGQITLEELKTGLQRVGCDLKDSEISGLMQAADIDNSGTIDYGEFIAAMLHLNKVQREDHLYAAFSYFDKDGSGYITPDELQQACDRFGLEDVHLEDIIREVDQDNDGRIDYNEFVAMMQDTXFGQKGPQSNISISL is encoded by the exons ATGGGGAACACATGCGTAGGTCCAAATCTTAGTTCTAATGGATTCTTGCAATCTGTTTCTGCTGCGGTCTGGCGAACTCGGCCACCAGAGGATCGTCTTCCCCCACCCATTGCCGAAACCAGCGGCAAATGTGCGTCAAGTGCTGGTCCCGATTCCTCTAAAGGCTCTCATGCTCCTGTAGGTCACGTTTCTCCTAAAGGTTCCGATGCTCCAACGCCAGTTCAGAGCACACCTCCTGAGATGGTGAAAATTGCCAATGAGCAAGCTAAACCACAAGAACCTGAAAAACTCGTTAAGCAAGAGGTACCGGAGAAACTCGTTAAGCAAGAGGTACCGGAGAAACTCGTTAAGCAAGAGGTAGCGGAGAAACCCGTAAAGCAGGAGGTAGCGGAGAAACCTGTCAAGCAGGAGGTAGCGGAGAAACCCGTCAAGCAAGAGGTGAAAGAGGGGGGAAATAAGGCTGAGGATGGCGGGAAACCCAAGAAACCTACTCATGTGAAGCGGGCTTCGAGTGTAGGACTTCAAATGGAATCTGTGTTGGGGAGGAAGACGGAGAATCTAAAGGAGAAGTATACTTTAGGCCGAAAGCTCGGGCAAGGCCAGTTTGGGACGACGTTTCTGTGCTTAGAGAAAGGAACTAGTAGAGAGTTTGCTTGCAAATCTATTGCAAAGAGGAAACTGACTACGGAGGAGGATGTGGAGGATGTTAGAAGGGAGATTCAGATAATGCACCACTTGGCTGGTCACCCCAATGTGATACAAATTGGGGGTGCCTATGAGGATGCTGTTGCAGTTCATGTTATCATGGAACTTTGTGCGGGTGGGGAGCTTTTTGATAGGATCATACAGAAGGGGCATTATACAGAGAGAAAAGCAGCTGAGCTTGCAAGGATAATAGCTGGTGTCGTGGAAGCCTGCCATTCTTTGGGTGTAATGCATCGGGACTTGAAGCCAGAGAATTTTCTCTTTGTCAACCAGGAAGAGGAGTCAGCACTTAAAACAATAGACTTTGGGCTTTCGGTGTTCTTTCGGCCAG GTGAAACTTTCACTGATGTGGTTGGAAGCCCTTATTACGTGGCCCCCGAAGTGTTGCGGAAGCATTATGGTCCAGAATGTGATGTTTGGAGTGCTGGGGTGATCATTTACATCTTATTAAGTGGTGTCCCTCCTTTCTGGGATG AGACGGAGCAAGGAATTTTTGAGCAAGTCCTAAAAGGAGAGCTTGACTTTATATCAGAACCATGGCCTAGCATATCAGATAGTGCAAAGGATCTGGTTCGAAGAATGCTTATAAGAGATCCCAAGAAGCGGCTGAAAGCCCACGAAGTTCTTT GCCACCCTTGGGTTCAGGTTGATGGTGTTGCACCTGATAAGCCTCTTGATCCTGCTGTACTAACTCGCTTGAAGCAATTCTCTGCCATGAATAAGTTAAAGAAAATGGCCATCAGA GTCATCGCTGAAAGCCTCTCTGAAGAGGAAATTGCCGGTTTGAAGGAAATGTTCAACATGTTAGACACAGATAAAAGTGGACAAATCACTCTTGAGGAACTAAAAACTGGTTTACAAAGAGTGGGATGTGATCTCAAGGATTCTGAAATTAGTGGATTAATGCAAGCG GCAGATATCGACAATAGTGGTACCATAGACTATGGCGAGTTCATAGCAGCAATGCTACATCTAAACAAGGTACAGAGAGAGGATCATTTGTACGCAGCCTTTTCATACTTTGACAAAGATGGGAGTGGATACATCACTCCAGATGAACTCCAACAGGCGTGTGACCGGTTTGGCTTGGAAGATGTTCACCTAGAAGATATAATACGTGAAGTTGACCAAGATAAC GATGGGCGCATTGATTATAACGAGTTTGTGGCTATGATGCAAGACA GTTTTGGACAGAAGGGCCCACAAAGTAACATAAGTATATCTCTTTAA